From a single Equus asinus isolate D_3611 breed Donkey chromosome 2, EquAss-T2T_v2, whole genome shotgun sequence genomic region:
- the LOC106835199 gene encoding olfactory receptor 4F3/4F16/4F29-like, with protein sequence MDGANHSVVSEFVFLGLTNSWEIQLLLFVLSSTFYVASMMGNSLIMLTVTSDPHLHSPMYFLLANLSFIDLAVSSVTSPKMIYDLFRKRKVISFTGCITQIFFIHVIGGVEMVLLIAMAFDRYVAICKPLHYLTIMSPRMCIFFLVAAWMTGLIHSTVQLAFVVNLPFCGPNVLDSFYCDLPQFIKLACTDTYRLENMVTANSGFISVASFFILVISYIVIILTVQKHSSSGSSKALSTLSAHITVVLLFFGPLIFFYTWPSPSRHVGKFLAIFDAVLTPFLNPLIYTFRNQEMKVAMRRICRQLVNYRKIS encoded by the coding sequence TTCCTGGGACTCACCAATTCCTGGGAGATCCAACTTCTCCTATTTGTGCTCTCCTCCACATTTTATGTGGCAAGCATGATGGGAAACTCCCTCATTATGCTCACTGTGACTTCTGACCCTCACTTACACTCCCCCATGTACTTTCTATTGGCCAATCTCTCCTTCATTGACCTGGCAGTTTCTTCTGTCACTTCTCCAAAGATGATTTATGACCTTTTCAGAAAGCGTAAAGTCATCTCCTTTACAGGCTGCATCACTCAAATCTTCTTCATCCACGTCATTGGTGGTGTGGAGATGGTACTGCTCATAGCCATGGCCTTTGACAGATATGTTGCCATATGTAAGCCCCTCCACTATCTGACCATCATGAGCCCAAGAATGTGCATcttctttttagtggctgcctgGATGACTGGCCTTATCCACTCCACAGTTCAATTGGCTTTTGTAGTAAACTTACCCTTCTGTGGTCCTAATGTGTTGGACAGCTTTTACTGTGACCTTCCTCAGTTCATCAAACTTGCCTGCACAGACACCTACCGACTGGAGAACATGGTCACAGCCAACAGTGGATTCATCTCTGTTGCCTCCTTCTTCATACTGGTCATTTCCTATATTGTCATCATTCTTACTGTTCAGAAACATTCTTCCTCTGGTTCATCAAAGGCTCTGTCCACACTGTCAGCTCACATCACTGTGGTGCTCCTGTTCTTTGGTCCTTTGATATTCTTCTATACATGGCCATCTCCCTCCAGACATGTAGGTAAGTTTCTGGCCATCTTTGATGCAGTTCTCACTCCTTTCCTGAATCCTCTCATTTACACATTCAGGAATCAAGAAATGAAGGTGGCAATGAGGAGAATATGCAGACAGCTAGTGAATTACAGGAAGATCTCTTAA